The Strigops habroptila isolate Jane chromosome 13 unlocalized genomic scaffold, bStrHab1.2.pri S16, whole genome shotgun sequence genome window below encodes:
- the INPP5K gene encoding inositol polyphosphate 5-phosphatase K isoform X1 produces the protein MGMEPAHRGAGRELRLHLVTWNVGTASPPPDVSSLLQLDSLGPTMDMYVIGLQEVNSKITNFLSDLAFDDPWSIFFMTVLSPLGYIKLSSVRMQGLLLLIFVKHVHLPFIRDLHTQFTRTGLYGYWGNKGGVTIRMSLYGHTVCFMNCHLPAHMENTEQRLDDFEKILEMQFEGENIPSALEHDVLFWFGDLNFRIADYGIHFVRESINNKRYNLLWEKDQLNMAKKKEAFLQEFIEGPLHFKPTYKFDLHSDVYDTREQKSLFWFNEKKRKPAWTDRILWRVKNLCQHAPKEGEFSEEQQTISVTLNNYVSHMSYGISDHKPVTGTFGLELKPLVSEPLVTLNPEGEWSAEHDVLINYSAVPEFPSSAWDWIGLFKVTFRHVNDYVTYSWVEDDEISSNKGGKQVYMSAAEIPDAGGEFLLCFYSNNLQSIVGISQPFQIQPNRTLIGKELPQEENSWMQRPDNLESHDEF, from the exons ATGGGCATGGAACCGGCGCACCGCGGCGCCGGGAGGGAGCTGAG ACTGCACTTAGTTACTTGGAATGTGGGCACAGCTTCTCCACCTCCTGATGTCAGTAGTTTACTTCAGCTCGATTCACTGGGCCCGACTATGGATATGTATGTTATAGG CTTACAGGAGGTAAACTCAAAAATCACCAATTTTCTGTCTGACTTGGCATTTGATGATCCATGGAGCATTTTCTTCATGACTGTATTGTCTCCCTTGGGATATATCAAG CTCTCCTCCGTTCGCATGCAGGGATTGCTGCTTCTGATCTTTGTGAAGCATGTCCACCTGCCTTTCATACGGGACCTTCATACCCAGTTCACACGCACAGGCCTCTATGGATACTGG GGCAACAAAGGAGGAGTCACCATTCGCATGTCCCTCTATGGTCACACAGTTTGTTTCATGAACTGCCACTTGCCAGCTCATATGGAGAACACAGAGCAGCGACTGGATGACTTTGAGAAAATCCTGGAAATGCAGTTTGAAGGAGAGAATATTCCAAGTGCCTTGGAACATGA TGTTCTCTTCTGGTTTGGAGATCTGAACTTCCGGATCGCGGATTACGGCATACACTTTGTCCGGGAATCAATAAACAACAAGCGTTACAATCTGCTCTGGGAAAAGGACCAG ttaaatatggcaaaaaagaaggaagcatttcttcagGAATTCATAGAGGGTCCTCTGCACTTTAAACCCACCTACAAGTTTGACCTTCATTCGGATGTATATGACACAAG AGAGCAGAAGTCCCTCTTTTGGTTTAA tgagaagaaaagaaagccagcGTGGACAGACAGAATCCTTTGGAGAGTGAAGAACCTCTGCCAGCATGCGCCAAAAGAAGGCGAATTCTCTGAGGAACAGCAGACAATTTCTGTTACTTTGAATAACTATGTCAGTCACATGAGCTATGGCATCAGCGATCACAAACCTGTTACAGGAACATTTGGGCTTGAG TTGAAGCCTCTTGTATCAGAACCTTTGGTCACACTGAATCCTGAGGGCGAGTGGAGTGCAGAACACGATGTTCTCATCAACTATTCTGCAGTGCCTGAATTCCCAAGCAGTGCCTGGGACTGGATTGGACTCTTCAAG GTGACTTTCAGGCATGTGAATGACTATGTTACTTATTCCTGGGTAGAAGATGATGAAATTTCTTCTAACAAAGGTGGTAAACAA GTTTACATGAGTGCTGCAGAAATACCAGATGCGGGAGGAGaattcttgctttgcttttatagCAATAATCTGCAGTCAATAGTTGGTATCAGCCAGCCTTTTCAG ATTCAGCCTAACAGAACATTAATAGGAAAGGAGCTGCCACAGGAAGAGAACAGTTGGATGCAGAGACCTGACAATCTGGAATCACACGACGAGTTCTGA
- the INPP5K gene encoding inositol polyphosphate 5-phosphatase K isoform X3 has translation MGMEPAHRGAGRELRLHLVTWNVGTASPPPDVSSLLQLDSLGPTMDMYVIGLQEVNSKITNFLSDLAFDDPWSIFFMTVLSPLGYIKLSSVRMQGLLLLIFVKHVHLPFIRDLHTQFTRTGLYGYWGNKGGVTIRMSLYGHTVCFMNCHLPAHMENTEQRLDDFEKILEMQFEGENIPSALEHDVLFWFGDLNFRIADYGIHFVRESINNKRYNLLWEKDQLNMAKKKEAFLQEFIEGPLHFKPTYKFDLHSDVYDTREQKSLFWFNEKKRKPAWTDRILWRVKNLCQHAPKEGEFSEEQQTISVTLNNYVSHMSYGISDHKPVTGTFGLELKPLVSEPLVTLNPEGEWSAEHDVLINYSAVPEFPSSAWDWIGLFKVTFRHVNDYVTYSWVEDDEISSNKGGLHECCRNTRCGRRILALLL, from the exons ATGGGCATGGAACCGGCGCACCGCGGCGCCGGGAGGGAGCTGAG ACTGCACTTAGTTACTTGGAATGTGGGCACAGCTTCTCCACCTCCTGATGTCAGTAGTTTACTTCAGCTCGATTCACTGGGCCCGACTATGGATATGTATGTTATAGG CTTACAGGAGGTAAACTCAAAAATCACCAATTTTCTGTCTGACTTGGCATTTGATGATCCATGGAGCATTTTCTTCATGACTGTATTGTCTCCCTTGGGATATATCAAG CTCTCCTCCGTTCGCATGCAGGGATTGCTGCTTCTGATCTTTGTGAAGCATGTCCACCTGCCTTTCATACGGGACCTTCATACCCAGTTCACACGCACAGGCCTCTATGGATACTGG GGCAACAAAGGAGGAGTCACCATTCGCATGTCCCTCTATGGTCACACAGTTTGTTTCATGAACTGCCACTTGCCAGCTCATATGGAGAACACAGAGCAGCGACTGGATGACTTTGAGAAAATCCTGGAAATGCAGTTTGAAGGAGAGAATATTCCAAGTGCCTTGGAACATGA TGTTCTCTTCTGGTTTGGAGATCTGAACTTCCGGATCGCGGATTACGGCATACACTTTGTCCGGGAATCAATAAACAACAAGCGTTACAATCTGCTCTGGGAAAAGGACCAG ttaaatatggcaaaaaagaaggaagcatttcttcagGAATTCATAGAGGGTCCTCTGCACTTTAAACCCACCTACAAGTTTGACCTTCATTCGGATGTATATGACACAAG AGAGCAGAAGTCCCTCTTTTGGTTTAA tgagaagaaaagaaagccagcGTGGACAGACAGAATCCTTTGGAGAGTGAAGAACCTCTGCCAGCATGCGCCAAAAGAAGGCGAATTCTCTGAGGAACAGCAGACAATTTCTGTTACTTTGAATAACTATGTCAGTCACATGAGCTATGGCATCAGCGATCACAAACCTGTTACAGGAACATTTGGGCTTGAG TTGAAGCCTCTTGTATCAGAACCTTTGGTCACACTGAATCCTGAGGGCGAGTGGAGTGCAGAACACGATGTTCTCATCAACTATTCTGCAGTGCCTGAATTCCCAAGCAGTGCCTGGGACTGGATTGGACTCTTCAAG GTGACTTTCAGGCATGTGAATGACTATGTTACTTATTCCTGGGTAGAAGATGATGAAATTTCTTCTAACAAAGGTG GTTTACATGAGTGCTGCAGAAATACCAGATGCGGGAGGAGaattcttgctttgcttttatag
- the PITPNA gene encoding phosphatidylinositol transfer protein alpha isoform — translation MVLIKEYRVILPVSVEEYQVGQLYSVAEASKNETGGGEGVEVLVNEPYERDGERGQYTHKIYHLQSKVPTFVRMLAPEGALNIHEKAWNAYPYCRTVITNEYMKDDFLIKIETWHISDLGTQENVHKLEPDVWKSVEAIYIDIADRSQVLPKDYKAEEDPAKFKSVKTGRGPLGPNWKKELGKQTDCPYMCAYKLVTVKFKWWGLQNKVENFIQKQEKRLFTNFHRQLFCWLDKWVDLTMEDIRRMEEETKRQLDEMREKDPVKGMSAADD, via the exons TATCAAGTGGGACAGCTGTATTCTGTGGCAGAAGCCAGTAAAAATGAAACTGGTGGAGGTGAAGGAGTGGAGGTCCTGGTGAACGAACCCTACGAGAGAGATGGAGAGCGTGGGCAGTACACACACAAGATCTACCACTTACAGAG CAAAGTGCCAACATTTGTGAGAATGCTGGCCCCTGAAGGAGCTCTGAATATACATGAAAAAGCGTGGAATGCTTATCCCTACTGCAGAACCG TTATTACA AATGAGTATATGAAAGATGACTTCCTGATCAAAATCGAAACCTGGCATATATCAGATCTTGGAACACAAGAGAAT GTTCATAAACTGGAGCCAGATGTATGGAAGAGTGTAGAAGCTATTTATATAGACATTGCTGATCGGAGTCAAGTACTTCCCAAG GATTACAAGGCAGAAGAAGATCCAGCAAAATTTAAATCTGTCAAGACTGGACGTGGACCTCTGGGTCCCAACTGGAAG aaggagctggggaaaCAGACAGATTGTCCATACATGTGTGCTTACAAACTGGTAACAGTCAAGTTCAAGTGGTGGGGTCTGCAAAATAAAGTCGAGAACTTTATACAGAAG CAAGAAAAGCGTCTCTTCACAAACTTCCATCGGCAGCTCTTTTGCTGGCTTGATAAGTGGGTTGATCTGACTATGGAGGACATCCGTAGGATGGAAGAGGAGACCAAGAGACAGCTGGATGAG atgagagaaaaagatCCAGTGAAAGGAATGTCGGCTGCAGATGACTAA
- the INPP5K gene encoding inositol polyphosphate 5-phosphatase K isoform X4 — protein sequence MGMEPAHRGAGRELRLHLVTWNVGTASPPPDVSSLLQLDSLGPTMDMYVIGLQEVNSKITNFLSDLAFDDPWSIFFMTVLSPLGYIKLSSVRMQGLLLLIFVKHVHLPFIRDLHTQFTRTGLYGYWGNKGGVTIRMSLYGHTVCFMNCHLPAHMENTEQRLDDFEKILEMQFEGENIPSALEHDVLFWFGDLNFRIADYGIHFVRESINNKRYNLLWEKDQLKPLVSEPLVTLNPEGEWSAEHDVLINYSAVPEFPSSAWDWIGLFKVTFRHVNDYVTYSWVEDDEISSNKGGKQVYMSAAEIPDAGGEFLLCFYSNNLQSIVGISQPFQIQPNRTLIGKELPQEENSWMQRPDNLESHDEF from the exons ATGGGCATGGAACCGGCGCACCGCGGCGCCGGGAGGGAGCTGAG ACTGCACTTAGTTACTTGGAATGTGGGCACAGCTTCTCCACCTCCTGATGTCAGTAGTTTACTTCAGCTCGATTCACTGGGCCCGACTATGGATATGTATGTTATAGG CTTACAGGAGGTAAACTCAAAAATCACCAATTTTCTGTCTGACTTGGCATTTGATGATCCATGGAGCATTTTCTTCATGACTGTATTGTCTCCCTTGGGATATATCAAG CTCTCCTCCGTTCGCATGCAGGGATTGCTGCTTCTGATCTTTGTGAAGCATGTCCACCTGCCTTTCATACGGGACCTTCATACCCAGTTCACACGCACAGGCCTCTATGGATACTGG GGCAACAAAGGAGGAGTCACCATTCGCATGTCCCTCTATGGTCACACAGTTTGTTTCATGAACTGCCACTTGCCAGCTCATATGGAGAACACAGAGCAGCGACTGGATGACTTTGAGAAAATCCTGGAAATGCAGTTTGAAGGAGAGAATATTCCAAGTGCCTTGGAACATGA TGTTCTCTTCTGGTTTGGAGATCTGAACTTCCGGATCGCGGATTACGGCATACACTTTGTCCGGGAATCAATAAACAACAAGCGTTACAATCTGCTCTGGGAAAAGGACCAG TTGAAGCCTCTTGTATCAGAACCTTTGGTCACACTGAATCCTGAGGGCGAGTGGAGTGCAGAACACGATGTTCTCATCAACTATTCTGCAGTGCCTGAATTCCCAAGCAGTGCCTGGGACTGGATTGGACTCTTCAAG GTGACTTTCAGGCATGTGAATGACTATGTTACTTATTCCTGGGTAGAAGATGATGAAATTTCTTCTAACAAAGGTGGTAAACAA GTTTACATGAGTGCTGCAGAAATACCAGATGCGGGAGGAGaattcttgctttgcttttatagCAATAATCTGCAGTCAATAGTTGGTATCAGCCAGCCTTTTCAG ATTCAGCCTAACAGAACATTAATAGGAAAGGAGCTGCCACAGGAAGAGAACAGTTGGATGCAGAGACCTGACAATCTGGAATCACACGACGAGTTCTGA
- the INPP5K gene encoding inositol polyphosphate 5-phosphatase K isoform X2: protein MGMEPAHRGAGRELRLHLVTWNVGTASPPPDVSSLLQLDSLGPTMDMYVIGLQEVNSKITNFLSDLAFDDPWSIFFMTVLSPLGYIKLSSVRMQGLLLLIFVKHVHLPFIRDLHTQFTRTGLYGYWGNKGGVTIRMSLYGHTVCFMNCHLPAHMENTEQRLDDFEKILEMQFEGENIPSALEHDVLFWFGDLNFRIADYGIHFVRESINNKRYNLLWEKDQLNMAKKKEAFLQEFIEGPLHFKPTYKFDLHSDVYDTSEKKRKPAWTDRILWRVKNLCQHAPKEGEFSEEQQTISVTLNNYVSHMSYGISDHKPVTGTFGLELKPLVSEPLVTLNPEGEWSAEHDVLINYSAVPEFPSSAWDWIGLFKVTFRHVNDYVTYSWVEDDEISSNKGGKQVYMSAAEIPDAGGEFLLCFYSNNLQSIVGISQPFQIQPNRTLIGKELPQEENSWMQRPDNLESHDEF, encoded by the exons ATGGGCATGGAACCGGCGCACCGCGGCGCCGGGAGGGAGCTGAG ACTGCACTTAGTTACTTGGAATGTGGGCACAGCTTCTCCACCTCCTGATGTCAGTAGTTTACTTCAGCTCGATTCACTGGGCCCGACTATGGATATGTATGTTATAGG CTTACAGGAGGTAAACTCAAAAATCACCAATTTTCTGTCTGACTTGGCATTTGATGATCCATGGAGCATTTTCTTCATGACTGTATTGTCTCCCTTGGGATATATCAAG CTCTCCTCCGTTCGCATGCAGGGATTGCTGCTTCTGATCTTTGTGAAGCATGTCCACCTGCCTTTCATACGGGACCTTCATACCCAGTTCACACGCACAGGCCTCTATGGATACTGG GGCAACAAAGGAGGAGTCACCATTCGCATGTCCCTCTATGGTCACACAGTTTGTTTCATGAACTGCCACTTGCCAGCTCATATGGAGAACACAGAGCAGCGACTGGATGACTTTGAGAAAATCCTGGAAATGCAGTTTGAAGGAGAGAATATTCCAAGTGCCTTGGAACATGA TGTTCTCTTCTGGTTTGGAGATCTGAACTTCCGGATCGCGGATTACGGCATACACTTTGTCCGGGAATCAATAAACAACAAGCGTTACAATCTGCTCTGGGAAAAGGACCAG ttaaatatggcaaaaaagaaggaagcatttcttcagGAATTCATAGAGGGTCCTCTGCACTTTAAACCCACCTACAAGTTTGACCTTCATTCGGATGTATATGACACAAG tgagaagaaaagaaagccagcGTGGACAGACAGAATCCTTTGGAGAGTGAAGAACCTCTGCCAGCATGCGCCAAAAGAAGGCGAATTCTCTGAGGAACAGCAGACAATTTCTGTTACTTTGAATAACTATGTCAGTCACATGAGCTATGGCATCAGCGATCACAAACCTGTTACAGGAACATTTGGGCTTGAG TTGAAGCCTCTTGTATCAGAACCTTTGGTCACACTGAATCCTGAGGGCGAGTGGAGTGCAGAACACGATGTTCTCATCAACTATTCTGCAGTGCCTGAATTCCCAAGCAGTGCCTGGGACTGGATTGGACTCTTCAAG GTGACTTTCAGGCATGTGAATGACTATGTTACTTATTCCTGGGTAGAAGATGATGAAATTTCTTCTAACAAAGGTGGTAAACAA GTTTACATGAGTGCTGCAGAAATACCAGATGCGGGAGGAGaattcttgctttgcttttatagCAATAATCTGCAGTCAATAGTTGGTATCAGCCAGCCTTTTCAG ATTCAGCCTAACAGAACATTAATAGGAAAGGAGCTGCCACAGGAAGAGAACAGTTGGATGCAGAGACCTGACAATCTGGAATCACACGACGAGTTCTGA